In Budorcas taxicolor isolate Tak-1 chromosome 16, Takin1.1, whole genome shotgun sequence, the following are encoded in one genomic region:
- the LOC128061543 gene encoding actin-related protein 3-like, giving the protein MAGRLPACVVDCGTGYTKLGYAGNTEPQFIIPSCIAIKESAKVGDQAQRRVMKGVDDLDFFIGDEAIEKPTYATKWPICHGIVEDWDLMERFMEQVIFKYLRAEPEDHYFLLTEPPLNTPENREYTAEIMFESFNVPGLYIAVQAVLALAASWTSRQVGERTLTGTVIDSGDGVTHVIPVAEGYVIGSCIKHIPIAGRDITYFIQQLLRDREVGIPPEQSLETAKAVKERYSYVCPDLVKEFNKYDTDGSKWIKQYTGINAISKKEFSIDVGYERFLGPEIFFHPEFANPDFTQPISEVVDEVIQNCPIDVRRPLYKNIVLSGGSTMFRDFGRRLQRDLKRTVDARLKLSEELSGGRLKPKPIDVQVITHHMQRYAVWFGGSMLASTPEFYQVCHTKKDYEEIGPSICRRNPVFGVMS; this is encoded by the coding sequence ATGGCAGGACGGCTGCCGGCCTGTGTGGTGGACTGTGGCACGGGGTATACAAAATTAGGATATGCTGGAAATACAGAACCACAGTTTATCATCCCTTCCTGTATTGCTATTAAGGAGTCAGCAAAAGTGGGAGATCAAGCTCAAAGGAGGGTGATGAAAGGTGTTGATGACCTAGACTTCTTCATTGGTGATGAAGCAATAGAAAAACCTACATATGCAACAAAGTGGCCAATCTGCCATGGTATAGTTGAAGATTGGGACTTGATGGAAAGGTTTATGGAGCAAgtgatctttaaatatttaagggCAGAACCTGAagatcattattttcttttgactGAACCTCCACTGAATACTCCAGAAAACAGGGAATATACTGCTGAAATAATGTTTGAGTCCTTCAATGTTCCTGGCTTGTACATTGCTGTACAGGCCGTTCTTGCCTTAGCTGCATCTTGGACCTCCAGACAAGTAGGAGAACGGACGTTGACCGGTACGGTAATAGACAGTGGAGACGGTGTCACTCATGTCATCCCTGTGGCTGAAGGGTATGTGATTGGCAGCTGTATTAAGCACATTCCAATCGCAGGACGAGATATAACATATTTTATTCAGCAATTGTTGAGAGACCGAGAAGTAGGAATTCCTCCAGAGCAATCCTTGGAAACTGCTAAGGCAGTGAAGGAGCGCTATAGTTATGTCTGCCCAGACTTAGTAAAAGAATTTAACAAGTATGATACAGATGGATCAAAGTGGATTAAACAGTATACTGGAATCAATGCTATTTCAAAGAAAGAGTTTTCCATTGATGTTGGATATGAGAGATTCTTGGGACCTGAAATCTTTTTTCATCCAGAGTTTGCTAACCCAGACTTTACCCAGCCTATCTCAGAAGTTGTAGATGAAGTAATTCAGAATTGTCCTATTGATGTCAGACGTCCTCTCTACAAGAATATTGTCCTCTCTGGAGGTTCAACCATGTTCAGGGACTTTGGACGTCGTTTGCAAAGAGATTTGAAAAGAACTGTAGATGCCAGGCTGAAATTAAGTGAGGAATTGAGTGGTGGTAGATTGAAGCCGAAACCTATTGATGTACAAGTCATTACACATCACATGCAACGATATGCAGTTTGGTTTGGAGGATCTATGCTGGCTTCCACACCTGAGTTCTACCAAGTATGCCACACCAAAAAGGATTATGAAGAAATTGGACCTAGCATTTGTCGTCGCAATCCAGTGTTTGGAGTCATGTCGTAA